A genomic region of Chryseobacterium sp. KACC 21268 contains the following coding sequences:
- a CDS encoding efflux RND transporter periplasmic adaptor subunit translates to MQKIIIPIILAISLISCSKKEEIVKEETKGFELSQTMLKSTTFAKVEKKFIEDEYSFYGKISADKNTYIDIFPLVGGNVLSVNVELGDYVHKGQVLATIRSTELAEVQKDVSDAKTDLLVAENNLRVAKEMYAGKLNTEKDILEAQGEVQKAKDALHRSNAVSTVYNVKRGNIYSVISPINGYIVHKDINKDMELRSDRSENIFDVANTKNVWAIMNVNEADIDKINLGMKAQVSTLSYPDKVFFGKIDKVFKIIDPDTNSMQARVVLDNSQGLLIPESKATIRVSSAENETALAIPSSAVIFDDNRYFVVVYKSQTDIKVKEIKILKQNTENTYVASGLAEGETVVTNNQLLIYRSLNN, encoded by the coding sequence ATGCAAAAAATTATTATTCCCATTATCCTCGCCATCAGTTTGATCTCCTGTTCCAAAAAGGAAGAAATTGTGAAGGAAGAGACAAAAGGTTTTGAATTGAGCCAAACAATGCTGAAATCCACAACATTTGCCAAGGTGGAAAAGAAATTCATTGAGGACGAATACAGCTTCTACGGAAAGATCTCTGCGGACAAAAATACCTACATCGATATTTTCCCTCTGGTTGGCGGCAATGTCTTAAGTGTGAATGTTGAATTAGGAGATTATGTCCACAAAGGTCAGGTCTTGGCAACCATCAGAAGTACCGAGTTGGCAGAAGTTCAGAAAGATGTCAGCGATGCGAAAACAGATTTGCTCGTGGCTGAGAACAATCTTCGCGTTGCCAAAGAAATGTACGCCGGCAAACTCAACACGGAAAAAGATATCTTGGAAGCACAGGGCGAAGTTCAAAAAGCCAAAGATGCTTTGCACCGATCCAACGCGGTAAGCACGGTTTACAATGTGAAAAGAGGAAATATCTACAGCGTGATCTCGCCAATCAATGGCTACATCGTTCATAAAGACATCAATAAAGATATGGAACTCAGAAGCGACCGAAGCGAGAATATCTTCGATGTTGCAAATACCAAAAATGTCTGGGCCATTATGAATGTCAACGAAGCGGACATTGATAAGATCAACCTTGGAATGAAAGCCCAGGTTTCCACATTGTCCTATCCCGATAAAGTCTTTTTTGGCAAGATCGACAAGGTCTTCAAGATCATCGACCCAGATACCAATTCTATGCAGGCTAGGGTAGTTCTAGATAATTCTCAAGGCTTGTTGATCCCGGAAAGTAAGGCAACTATCCGGGTTTCTTCTGCAGAAAACGAAACCGCTTTGGCGATTCCATCTAGTGCCGTCATCTTCGATGACAACCGATATTTTGTAGTGGTTTACAAATCCCAAACCGATATCAAGGTCAAGGAGATCAAAATCCTGAAACAAAATACAGAGAACACTTACGTCGCAAGTGGCCTTGCAGAAGGTGAAACCGTGGTGACCAACAATCAATTGTTGATTTACCGCTCTTTGAATAATTAA
- a CDS encoding CusA/CzcA family heavy metal efflux RND transporter, which yields MNKFIKSIIGFSLKNKAFTFIWVAILAVAGFISFKNMPIEAFPDVTNTQIVIITQWNGRSAEEVERFVTTPIELAMSPVQKKTSVRSTTMFGLSIVKILFEDGVDDIFARNMVNNQLRTVSLPDEIDPEVQPPYGPTGEIYRYTLESKDRDSRDLLTLQTWVVDRALRSVPGVADVNVFGGQDKVFELSIDPRKLDKYNLTPTEVLDAVTNSNLNVGGDVIEKSGQAYVVRGIGLVKSIADIENITVHNDSGNPILVKYVADVHEGSMPRVGQASLNNENDTVEGIVVMRKGENAQEVLKLVKAKIEELNTKILPKDVKMRTFYDRQNLMDFTTNTVMHNLLEGIILVTVIVLIFMADWRTTLIVSIIIPLSLLFAFFCLKMAGMSANLLSLGAVDFGIIIDGAVVMVEGLFVMLDHKAKKYGMERFNKMAKAGWIKQTGTGLGKAIFFSKLIIITSLLPIFSFQKVEGKMFSPLAFTLGFALLGALIFTLTLVPVMSHLLLKKNVKERHNPFVEFWDKYVMKGLKFTFRYKKVSLFVSTAVLAITLFSATFLGTEFLPQLNEGSLWITAEMPMSSSLDKSLVTANALKKDIMSFPEVTDVLAQTGRSNDGTDPNGFGFVQFAVSLKPKDEWKRKITYDELIEQIDKKLKNYQGITFNYSQPISDNVAEAVAGFKAENGIKIYGDNLHTLDRLADEVLASIKDVEGVKEPGIIKNIGQPEISVVLDRSKMAAYGVLPADAQAVLEMAFGGKTGSEMFDGERKFPIRLRYAQEYRKNEEDIASLMVPTQDGAKIPLKEISTIEKENGAAFIYRDDIKRYIGVKFSIRDRDLGGTIADAQKKVDKIKLPDGYSIGWTGQFENQQRATNRLTQVVPISIIGIFFLLFILFGNMKDSLLVLANVPFALIGAIIALHLTNMNFGISAGVGMIALIGICIQNGVILISEFHQNVKNGLSLDSSIMEGVKVRTRPVVMTALMASIGLLPAALSTGIGSESQKPLAIVIIGGLITATILTLLIFPIIFWIFNRRKNEVIN from the coding sequence ATGAACAAATTCATAAAAAGTATCATAGGATTTTCCCTTAAAAATAAAGCCTTCACATTCATTTGGGTGGCGATTCTGGCGGTTGCCGGTTTCATCAGTTTCAAGAATATGCCGATTGAAGCTTTCCCGGATGTGACGAACACACAGATCGTCATCATCACCCAATGGAACGGGCGAAGTGCAGAAGAAGTAGAACGATTCGTCACCACACCGATTGAACTGGCAATGAGTCCGGTCCAGAAAAAGACAAGCGTCCGAAGTACCACAATGTTCGGACTTTCCATCGTCAAGATCTTGTTTGAAGATGGAGTGGACGATATTTTCGCAAGGAATATGGTCAACAACCAATTGCGAACCGTCAGTTTGCCAGACGAAATAGACCCGGAAGTGCAGCCACCTTATGGACCGACGGGAGAGATCTACCGTTACACCTTAGAAAGCAAAGACCGGGATTCCAGAGACCTTTTGACACTCCAAACCTGGGTGGTCGACAGAGCTTTGCGAAGTGTTCCTGGCGTTGCGGACGTCAATGTTTTCGGCGGTCAGGACAAAGTTTTTGAATTAAGTATCGATCCCAGAAAATTAGACAAATACAACCTGACACCAACCGAAGTTCTGGATGCCGTCACCAATAGCAACCTGAATGTCGGCGGCGATGTCATCGAGAAAAGCGGTCAGGCTTATGTCGTTCGTGGAATTGGTTTGGTTAAATCCATTGCTGACATCGAAAATATCACCGTTCATAACGACAGCGGAAATCCGATCCTTGTCAAGTATGTGGCAGACGTTCACGAAGGCTCGATGCCGAGAGTTGGACAGGCTTCTCTCAATAATGAGAATGACACGGTGGAAGGAATCGTCGTGATGAGAAAAGGCGAGAATGCACAGGAAGTTCTGAAACTGGTGAAAGCCAAGATCGAGGAACTGAATACCAAGATCCTTCCGAAGGATGTCAAAATGAGGACTTTCTACGACCGCCAAAACTTGATGGATTTTACCACCAATACGGTGATGCACAACCTTTTGGAAGGAATCATTCTCGTAACGGTCATTGTATTGATCTTCATGGCAGATTGGAGAACGACCCTGATTGTATCCATCATCATTCCATTGTCATTACTGTTTGCTTTTTTCTGTTTGAAGATGGCTGGAATGAGCGCCAACTTATTATCCTTAGGAGCAGTGGATTTCGGGATCATTATTGACGGTGCCGTCGTGATGGTCGAAGGATTATTCGTAATGCTGGACCACAAAGCGAAGAAATATGGAATGGAACGCTTCAACAAAATGGCAAAAGCTGGTTGGATCAAACAAACCGGAACCGGATTAGGAAAAGCGATCTTTTTTTCAAAATTAATTATCATCACCTCTCTTTTACCGATTTTCTCTTTCCAAAAAGTGGAAGGTAAAATGTTCTCTCCATTGGCATTCACCTTAGGTTTTGCATTGCTGGGTGCATTGATATTCACGCTGACTTTGGTTCCTGTGATGTCGCATTTGCTCTTAAAGAAAAATGTTAAGGAAAGACACAATCCATTCGTGGAATTCTGGGACAAATATGTGATGAAAGGTTTGAAGTTCACGTTCAGATATAAGAAAGTCAGCCTTTTCGTTTCGACTGCGGTGTTGGCGATCACTTTATTTTCAGCAACATTCCTTGGAACCGAATTCTTACCACAGTTGAATGAAGGTTCGCTTTGGATCACAGCAGAAATGCCTATGAGTTCGTCCCTGGACAAATCTTTGGTCACAGCCAACGCACTCAAAAAAGACATTATGAGTTTCCCGGAAGTGACCGATGTTCTGGCGCAGACGGGTAGAAGTAATGACGGAACCGACCCGAACGGATTTGGTTTCGTACAGTTCGCCGTCAGCCTCAAACCAAAAGATGAATGGAAACGGAAGATCACGTACGATGAATTGATCGAGCAGATCGATAAAAAATTGAAAAATTACCAAGGCATCACCTTCAATTATTCACAACCTATTTCTGATAACGTTGCTGAAGCAGTGGCGGGTTTCAAAGCGGAAAATGGCATCAAGATCTATGGTGACAATCTGCATACTTTGGACAGACTGGCGGACGAAGTTCTGGCTTCCATCAAAGATGTGGAAGGTGTGAAAGAACCTGGAATCATCAAGAATATTGGTCAGCCAGAGATCAGCGTGGTTTTGGACAGAAGCAAAATGGCGGCGTACGGCGTGTTACCAGCCGATGCACAAGCCGTTCTGGAAATGGCCTTTGGTGGAAAGACAGGTTCTGAAATGTTTGATGGCGAACGGAAATTCCCTATCAGATTGCGTTACGCTCAGGAATACAGAAAGAATGAAGAAGATATCGCATCCCTAATGGTTCCAACTCAGGACGGTGCGAAGATTCCATTGAAGGAAATCAGTACGATCGAGAAAGAAAATGGGGCAGCTTTCATTTACAGAGATGATATCAAGCGTTACATTGGGGTCAAGTTCTCTATCCGTGACCGAGATCTCGGTGGAACGATTGCCGATGCGCAGAAGAAAGTAGATAAGATCAAATTGCCAGATGGTTATTCGATTGGATGGACCGGACAGTTTGAGAATCAGCAAAGAGCCACCAACCGATTGACGCAGGTGGTTCCGATCAGTATCATTGGGATCTTCTTCCTTTTGTTTATCTTATTTGGGAATATGAAAGATTCACTTTTGGTTTTGGCGAATGTTCCCTTTGCCTTGATCGGCGCGATCATCGCACTACATTTGACCAATATGAATTTCGGGATCTCTGCAGGTGTTGGGATGATTGCACTGATCGGGATCTGTATCCAAAATGGGGTGATCCTGATTTCTGAGTTCCATCAAAATGTCAAGAACGGATTATCCTTGGATTCATCCATTATGGAAGGCGTGAAAGTGCGAACGAGACCTGTGGTGATGACTGCCTTGATGGCCTCTATCGGACTTCTGCCAGCAGCACTTTCCACAGGGATCGGTTCTGAATCTCAGAAACCTTTGGCGATTGTCATCATTGGTGGACTGATTACCGCAACGATACTGACCTTGCTCATCTTCCCAATCATCTTCTGGATTTTTAACAGAAGGAAAAATGAAGTGATCAATTAA
- a CDS encoding TolC family protein: protein MNKITTLVLSVSAFVCLSGQQQMSLQDCELAFQKNNLQVLAAQYNISMADADIMQAKIWELPQISGYVNAYNPEDKRAFDVGRAKGAEITQLIYLGGKKKNEIQFAKSNKELSQLQFNQLLVDLRSQLRETYYNLIYEQKKQISIDGQLKYMNELLAAYKIQTDKGNISLKDYVRLQSIVIQLNNDKIEINNNILAFQQNMKILTGNSDNILPNISKLDENDILISQPFGDLEILKEKALVNNADYLYNLRLIENSKLFAQWQKSLNTPDLNLGAEYDQNSGTFRNEINLKVGIPIPLWKVNKGNVEKAKYAIQQNEKNSEYQKLNLETQVESAYQTWKNQYDQYFELKPVDVENLNTVYNGILKNFRSGNISLMDFTDFLESYRQTVLQIYEMKKQIMISAEQLNQLVQTKIFY, encoded by the coding sequence ATGAATAAAATAACAACGCTAGTGTTATCCGTTTCGGCATTTGTCTGTCTATCCGGACAGCAGCAGATGTCTCTTCAGGATTGCGAATTAGCATTTCAAAAAAACAACCTTCAAGTTCTCGCCGCGCAGTACAATATCAGTATGGCAGACGCCGATATTATGCAGGCCAAGATCTGGGAATTGCCACAGATCAGCGGTTACGTGAATGCTTACAATCCCGAGGACAAGCGCGCTTTCGATGTTGGCCGGGCAAAAGGTGCAGAGATCACACAGCTCATCTATCTCGGTGGTAAAAAGAAAAACGAGATCCAATTTGCCAAATCCAACAAGGAACTTTCGCAATTGCAATTCAACCAGTTGTTGGTTGACCTGCGATCTCAACTTCGGGAGACTTATTACAATCTGATCTACGAACAAAAGAAACAGATCAGCATCGATGGACAGTTGAAATATATGAATGAGCTTTTGGCAGCTTACAAGATCCAGACGGATAAAGGAAATATCTCACTCAAGGATTATGTAAGACTTCAAAGCATCGTCATTCAGTTAAACAATGATAAGATCGAGATCAACAATAATATTTTGGCATTCCAGCAAAATATGAAGATCCTGACAGGCAATTCAGACAACATTCTTCCCAACATTTCCAAGCTTGACGAGAATGACATTTTAATCTCTCAGCCTTTCGGCGATTTGGAGATCCTCAAAGAAAAAGCTTTGGTCAACAATGCCGATTATCTTTATAATCTTCGATTGATAGAGAACAGCAAACTCTTCGCCCAATGGCAAAAATCATTGAACACACCAGATCTGAATCTTGGCGCAGAATACGATCAAAACTCTGGAACATTCAGAAATGAGATCAATTTGAAGGTTGGAATCCCCATTCCACTTTGGAAAGTGAACAAAGGAAATGTTGAAAAAGCAAAATATGCAATCCAACAAAACGAGAAAAACTCAGAATATCAAAAACTGAATCTCGAAACGCAGGTAGAATCGGCCTATCAAACCTGGAAAAATCAATACGACCAATATTTCGAACTTAAACCTGTGGATGTAGAAAACCTCAATACGGTTTATAACGGAATCCTCAAGAACTTTCGAAGCGGAAACATCAGCCTGATGGATTTCACAGACTTTCTGGAAAGCTACAGACAAACGGTGCTGCAGATCTACGAAATGAAAAAGCAGATTATGATCTCTGCAGAGCAGCTCAATCAATTAGTACAAACCAAAATCTTCTATTAA